Proteins encoded together in one Drosophila albomicans strain 15112-1751.03 chromosome 2R, ASM965048v2, whole genome shotgun sequence window:
- the LOC117576925 gene encoding mitochondrial fission regulator 1 isoform X2: MLQEEAKSPQQADDETIDEQPLQEQPEKETEVIAVAQDLSAPRREIVSQTAIDMLSQLFPQRKRSVLELVLKRCDLDLIRAIENVSPPAEQTTSRELLLPPPPPPPPLPQTLQLAMPQRSSAFRPVIAEQYPEKSSAAAAAICAYPKWFVPLSFPVTMGYLSNLAPRCTLPNCNCLESYQFH, encoded by the exons ATGCTCCAGGAGGAGGCAAAGAGTCCACAACAAGCGGATGACGAAACGATCGACGAGCAGCCGCTTCAAGAGCAGCCAGAAAAGGAAACCGAAGTAATTGCCGTCGCTCAAGATCTGAGTGCTCCACGCCGTGAGATTGTCTCGCAGACAGCCATCGATATGCTCTCGCAGCTGTTTCCGCAGCGCAAGCGATCTGTGTTGGAGTTGGTGCTGAAACGCTGTGATCTGGATTTGATACGCGCCATCGAGAACGTTTCGCCGCCGGCTGAGCAGACAACCAGCAgagagttgctgctgcccccgcctccgccgccgcctccgTTGCCCCAAACCCTGCAGCTGGCGATGCCACAACGCAGCAGCGCCTTTCGACCCGTCATTGCCGAGCAG TACCCAGAGAAGTCAtcggctgcagcagctgcgatTTGCGCCTATCCGAAGTGGTTTGTGCCGCTCTCGTTTCCAGTTACCATGGGTTACCTCTCGAATCTGGCGCCTCGCTGCACGCTGCCCAACTGCAATTGCTTGGAGAGCTATCAGTTCCACTAA